The region CACCTTCTTTTCATCTACGAGTGTTTCGCGATGCTAATCGCATGCGTCCAATCGGATGTCACCTTTGCCAACGTCGCCGAAAATCGCAAACGGATTGCCGAGCACATTCATGCTGCGGGCAAAATGCAAGCGAAATTGGTTGTCATGCCCGAGTGCATGTTGTGCGGCTATGCGTATCAGAGCCGGCAAGATGCGTGGCAGCATGCCGTGTCGATTGACGACGAGGTGTTTATCGACATCGCCAACTTGGCGGCGACCTATGATTTGCATCTGACGTTTGGATTTTTGGAAAAAAGCGGCGATCAATTGTTCAACGCGGCCGCCTTGGTCGGCCCGAGCGGGGTGGTCGGACGCTATCGCAAAGTCCATTTGCCTGCCTTGGGAGTCGATCGCTATGTCGACCGCGGCGACATTCCTTATCAACCGCTACAGGCCGGAGACGCACGCGTGGGCATGGCGATTTGCTATGACAGCTCGTTTCCCGAACCGATGCGGGTGCTCGCGTTGGGCGGAGCGGACATCATTGCGTTGGGGACGAATTGGCCGGTAACGGCGTACCGAACCGCCGAAATTGTTCCTCCGGCACGTAGCATGGAGAATCATTTGTTCTTCGTCGCCGCCAACCGGGTCGGCAGCGAAGGAGGCTTTAAATTTTGCGGATTGAGTTCGATTTGCGGCCCCGACGGAGTCATTTTGGCCCAGAGCGAAACGGATCAGCCCGAGATCTTGTATGCCGACGTCAATTTGGCCGAGGCTCGCAACAAGCGGATCGAGCGAACGCCGGGAGCCCATGTGATCGACCGTTTCGAAGATCGCTGTCCCGATTTCTATCAGGCAGTCACCGCGGAAAAGCCCACGTCGGTGACCGGCAAATCCGGCAATCACGGGCCAGACGGACCCCCTGCCCAGTCGGGTTAGACAGGTTGTAGCGATGTTCGAGCCGGTGGGGGGGCGGGTCGTGCTAATTTCGGGGCAACGAATCGAGATTTGCCAATCGATCCGCCGAAGTGGAGTGGTAGCCAACCGAGGTGTCAGTCGTGTTCGCAATGAATACCGACGCATCTCGACGCGTGTGGGACGTGCACAGGGCCAGAATAGCCCCGCGTCGCGATTTTCTCACGCGAGCCTCACCTCCCCACCCTGTAGCCGATGGATTGGCAGATGACTAAAAAATCGCACAACCGCACCGAAACCATTTCCCGAAACGCATCTGCATCGCGATCGACCCGTTGGCGCCGTGTTCTGCTTGGGGTGCTGATTGCTACGACCGGAGGCGGTAACCTCGCTCCTGTTTTCGCAGGCAACCCTGGCTCGCCGTTTTTTACTGCCAGCCGGATTCACGGAACGGTCCAAAAGACGACGTTTGCCGACGAAACCGAAAACCGAGGCCCCTATTCGAGCCAACCCGAATCGGTCCAGGCGTTTGCTGCATCCGCGGCCATGGGTGGCAACTCGGTAGTGGATTCGCGGCCAGTCGTCTATCTGTCGCTTGCCGAAGCGCGAGCTCGAGTGATCGATTCCAATCCCGAACTGGATAGCTTGTCCAATGCGCTAGCCGCAGTCGCAGAGGATGTGACGATTGCGGACGCCTTTTTCGACGGGGTCGTCGGCGTCGATATCGAAGGTGGAAAACTGGACCGGCAACTCAGTAACTCGGTTGCGACCTTTGGTCTTCCCACTCGCGATTTGCAAACCGACTATCTTCGTTCGCTTACCGGAAACATGTTGTCCTATAGCAAGCGAACTCGCACCGGGGGTGAGTTCTTGTTGGGGTACGACAGCGGTTACAACTTCTTGTCGCCCGTCGGGTCGGACGTCTTGGTCAACCCAGCCTGGGACGCGGACTTGAATTTCCGCTTCAGCCAACAACTGGCTCAGGGGCGTCGACGTGTCATCAACGAATCCCCGATCCAATTGGCTCGCTACGCCTACATGTCACTCAGTGCGGAACTGCGTGCTGAAATCAACACGGCGTTCCGCGATGTCGAGGTCGCTTATTGGCAGTACGCGGGGTTGTACGCCGAGTATCAAGTCGCACAGGAATCGACCGCGCGGTTCAAAGACCTGGTCGAAAGCGAACGAGCACGGCTGGAACAACGCGAATCCACGATTGTCGATGTGGCTCAGGCAGACGAACTGTATCAAACCGCTCGCTTGACCGAGATCGAACTGCGACGGAGTGCTGATTTGGCCGCAGTCGAACTGTTGCGTCTGATGGGCGATTACCGCGGTCGTACGATCCGATTGGTGCCCACCGACCAGCCGCAAATGGATCTTTCGTTGCACTTCGATGAAGGCATGGTCCAGTCGGGATTCCGGCCCGAGGTGGAAGCACAGCGGACGCTGGTGCGAGCGGCGAGGTTGCAGATTTTGCAAGCTCGTGACTTGTTGCGACCCGATATTCGCGCCAATTTCGGTTACACCCAAAACGGATTGGAAAACAATCTGGATGACGCCCTCGAAACCGCGTTTGACGGTAATTATCAAGATTGGTTTGTTGGATTCGAGTTCCGGCAATCCGTGGGCCAGCGGGCTGCCTACGCACGAGCTCGTCAAGCATGTCGCCAACTCGCGGCACAACAATCACAGCTCGATGCAATTCGCCGCGATATCTATGCCGAAGTCAATGCGGCCGCCGTCGATATCGAGTTGCTGCATGAATCGCTGCAGATCGCCGAAGCTCGTGTCGCTGCGGCGACCGCTCAGAGCGACGGACGCCGCCAGTTGTACGACACGAACAAGGCGACCATCGACTTGTTGCTTCGCAATGACCAAACGCTGGTCGATGCCCAACGAGCTTCGATCCAAGCGATCTACGCTTACCAACAAGCCCAAGCCGAATGGCGTTTCGCCACCGGCACGATCGACCGATCGGCACTGGGATTGGAAACCACGCTGGACGCATCGCTGCAATCGTTCGAAATGATTCCTTCGACGGCCAGCGAAGCCGAGGACGTGGGGTCGGAGTTGCCATCGCCGCCGCGGCCCGCTGACGTTGAGCCAGCCAAATCAGAGCCAGCCAAACCGAAGCCAGTTCAATCGGCGCCAGCCTCGTCGAAGCCGACCGAGGCGGCCCCTGCAGGTGACGTCGATGCGGTACCGACACAGCAAGCACCGCCTGCACCACCTGCGGCGAAACCCAAGTCGGATGATCAAGCGGCGGTTTCATCCGCGCCGTTTGCACCGGTGGTGTCGCAGCCGTATCGCCCAAGTTGGATCGCCGATCCAGCGGGGACCGGCCCCATCGAAAGCTACCCGCAAGTGGTCGTCGGCAAGCCTCCGGTAAAAATCAGCTCGGACGAGTCGCCGTCGGCTCCGCTGCAGCAAGCGGCTGCGTCGCCGCAGTTGATGTTACCGGAGCAAGTCAACGGATGGGACGAAATGTTTTCCGCGGATCCGATCGGATCGGCCGCCGTGGGACGAGCCACCGATGACCCGGTTGGATTCCCAGAGGTGGTGGTCGCCAAGCGTGACGGTTCACCATCCGATGCCCAGAGCGAAGCCGCGGCACGGCAGGCAGAGATCGAGGCGGAGGCAGCCGAGCTGCTTCCCGAGGTTCATGTCTCGCCGCTCAAGTTCCACCAATAATTCGGCAAAGTTACTTCGGCGGCATCAAGTCGGCAGTGTTGGCAGCGGAGCAGCCGCAGGGGGCGTCGGGATCCACAGGTCTTCGACCTGTTGACCGCCCGCGTCAAAGCGGACCAACAGATAGACGCCGCCAATCAATCCCCATGCGAACGCGAACGCGGTCGCCATGGGGATGAGTGAAATGATTTGCAACACAAACACGCGAGTCATGGCGGGAGCTGCGGCCCCGTCCAACACGACCATCGCGATCTCTGCAGCGGCCCCGGCGACTCCGCCAATCAAAAGCAGCACGATCCAAAGCAGGGCCAGCGAAACGAGCCCGTAGAGGATCACGTGAACAGGGCGGCGGTACAGGTACTCGTACCCGCGACTGAGTGCATCCAGCGCATCGGGATCTCGTTCGTTTGCGATCGCAGCCCAAGCAAACGCGATTGCGACGAGCCCACCAAACGCCAAGATGCCGCAGGGGATCGCCAACAGTGTGATCAATACTGCGAGGGGAAACTGAATGATTCCCCACTCCGGTAACCATGCGGCGATCCAACCGAGTGCCCAAAGCATCCCCGCCAATGCGGCAACGCACAACAGCGGTACGATTCCCGCAATCCAAGCGGCAACGAATCGTGACAGCAGCGATTTGCCCATGGTACCGAATCGAATCATCGGACGCCCCGCGGTCAACAAGCCTCCTTGGCGGACAAATACCAACGAGGCAAACGACCACGCAAACAGTGTCCAGAGCAGCCCGCCGACGGCGCGAAGCCCGTTGCTGCCACGATGCCATCCGCTGGCCCACAATGCTTCGTTCACCCACGCCGACGGCCACGAAGGTTGCAATGACGTTGCGGTGGACTCGCTCGGGGCTGCGACTTCGCCAACAATCACGTGGTACACAGGGGACCAAATCGCAAGCGTCAGCAGTGCCATCAAGATCATCGTGGGCGAACCTGCCATTCGCAGCGTTCGCAACAATCGCAGCCATGGGAAAATGTCGATCCATTCTCTCACTCGCGCAAGCACACCGGTTTCCAGTTCATGCCCGGCGTGCACTTCGTGCTGGTTCGATTCCGTGTCTTGCAAGTGACTCATCGCGTTAGTGATTCAGCGTTTCTTTGGAATAGCACAGACTAGCGAAACGTGGTGCGTTTCCATAGTGTCGGATCAGGAATGGGGGGCAGCGACGTCTCGGCATCGGCAGCGACCACCGCAGCACTAACGAACCATGACTGACCGGCTTGCAGCGGCAATTCCGTCAAATCGCGTCGCAAAACGGCCAGCTCAAAATCGAGGCTTTCTGCCGTATCCTGGACCGCCACGTACCACGTGGGTTGCCATCCCGGTTGCCCGTCGATGCTGTCGCGGGTTTTGCCCGAAGGGGTGACCTGTAATTGATAGGCCGTCATCAGGTCTTGGTCGGTGTCGATGGAAATCCACAGCCGGTCGGAATGGCTCAGGTCGTAGTCACGGTTCTTGTTGGTCGGTTTGGTCGTCGGGTCGTGTCGAAACGCGGATCGCCCGCAGCGAACAAAGAAGTAAACGTAGTCGTCATCGTAGGCGATTTGGATGCGAGAAACGCCCGTGTCGTTCGCCGCGTTGGCCTGATTCGCAGACGCCCAGTTCGCAGTGGGCTGATTCGCCGAGGACAATCTCCAGCACGCATCGTCGTTGATCCCATCCAATTTGGGACGTCCCTCAGCCGGGATGGCAACCACATGGCTATCGCTACTTGCAATGGAGTCGTGGTCATCACGATTGCTGCCTACGGCGATCAGCCGGGTCCAAGGGTTGGGCGATTGGCTGGCCAGCAGACGGCGGTAGTTTCCTGACGCTTGACCCATCAATTCAAGTTGTTCGCTATCGCCGCGTTGACGTGCGGCTTCGCCGGCGATCAAGACCAACGGATGAAATTCCCATGCCAAATCGACCTCGGCTTGAGTTTGCTGTACCCGCTTATTGCCAACTTGAATCGTGGTCGCCTCGGGCACGCGGAGCGGTGAAACGGCCGATGCTTGCATCACCCCACTTTGCGGTGTTTCGATTTGAAACGGCGAGACCGCCGTCGGTTGAGCCGCTGGCGGTGCCGTGTTGGACGCCAGCGTCAAGCTACGCGAAACCGATGCATGCAGCGTTTGCCATTCCGAGCTGTTTTTGATCGCCGCCAATCGTAATGCGGACCATTTTCCGAACGAGTGATCGGCAAAGCGTTCGGCCGATTCGGCCAATACAACCTCTGTATACGGAATCGCGTTAGGGAACTCGTTGGCATCAAGCGCTGCAATCCGGCGATACAGGTTCCAAGTCAAACGAAGCTGATCGCGGGCAGCGGTTTGATTGAGCAGTGTTTTGATGCCACGTTCGAAAAAATCGACCGTGGTACTGGAGTGGATGATTTGTTCGACTCGTTTCGACTCGCTCAAACGCGCTTGCACGACTTGCAATTGACGGCGGTTTGCTTTGGTTAACTTGGCCGCCAAACGCTGGTGTTTTGAAAGTGATAATCCGGTCGTGACCGATTCGCCTCGCGGGGGATTTCCCGATGCATCGTACATCACGCGAAGCGATACCGTTTCCTTTGCCACGGTCGCAGGGGATGCGATTTGCAGAGCGTCGTCCCAGATGTCACCGGCCAACACGCCGGCAAAGGGCAGCATCGCGTTGCGGTGTAGCGTGCTGTCGCCCGCCGCATCAAGACCGTAACGCACGACGCGAGAGCCGCCGTTAGCGATGGCGGTTTGCGAAAACGCCGAAGCGGTTTGTGGATCGAGGGCTTCGTCAATCACGACCACGGCGGGACGGTGAATGGCAAGCCAATTGCGTGCTTCGGTCTCGATCGCTTCGGCCGGGTCGATCGTGTCCACCGATGTTGCCCCCAACGCCATCGCCGCTTGGCGAGTGCGATCGAGCCTCTGCTGAGCGAGAGCGGTGCTGTGACCGACCGTTGCAGGCTGCTGCAACACGATGGCCACACGTTGATGCGACTCGAGGGTTTCCGATCCGACCAAGGGCCACGCCAACGACGAAGGGTCTTTGGCGATGACCAGGATCGATGCATGACGATGCTCGCCGCGGATCGCTTGCCATTGTCCGCTAGCACGGTCCCCACGGACGATCACACCGTGATCGCCGACGGCATAGAGTTCGTTTGCGTTCTTTTCCACGACATCGCGAACAACCATTGCGGATTGGGTCGCTTCGACCCACGCCAAGCGAACGGTCGATTTCGATTCGGCTTGGATGGCGGGAATTCCCTCCAATTCACCGGTGCTGCTCCAACTGCGGCCTGCATCGTGGCTCTCGAATTCGCGTGATTCCGCGATCGCCGACCAATCGCCCGTGGCGATGATCGCGTTGTCTTGGGCTCGTCGCGCGAGTCGGCCGAGTCGTGGTAATTCGTTGTCTGCCCCACGTCGCCAGCTCACGCCGGCATCGTCGGACCACAGCGTGACGCCGCGGCTGAGCGAGGTGATTCGGTCGTATTGGCCGCCGACGGCAACGACGTTCTTGTGGTTGATCCAAATCACATCGGCGAGCGAGCACTCCGCAGGGCTCGGTTGTTGTTGCCAAGATTGGCCTCCATCGTCCGATCGCAGGATGACGCCATGGTCGCCCACGGCGATCGCGGTTTGCCCATCGTTTGAAAACGCGATCGATCGAAGTGCCGCGTCTTCGCGAAGCGCTTCGGTTTGGGTATAGGCGGCGGTCGGTTCGAGCGGAGCTTGGGCCCGCAGCGATCCACAAACGACTGTGGTGATGTACACCATTGCCGCAGCGAGACCGATGCGAAGCGTCAGCTGTGCTTGCCGCGGCGTGTGTCGGGCCGTGGGTTGAAAATTCAGCAGCAATGTCCACCCATTCATGCCAACCATCCTTTTACGAGGTTTGCCATCAAATAGAGGGCTGCCCATCCGAGAAACAAATTTGCGGCAACATAAAAAACCGCAGCTGGCCATCGTTGTTCTCCTGCCAACAGCATCGATTCCGCAGTAAAGGTCGAAAACGTGGTGAACGCCCCCAAAAATCCAACTCGCAGCCCCAACAGCAATCTTGGGGGGAAATGGTCATTAAGGAGGCTGTATTCCGCTAAGGCCCCCATTGCGGCGCATCCGGCAACATTAGCGACCGTGGTCCCTAGCATCGAACTGCCGCCGGGGACGGCCGTCATTGCGAGCGTAATCCCGTAACGGGCGATAGATCCTATCGCTCCGCCGACCGCTACGACTGCTAGATTGAGCCAACTAGTCATCAACACCGACCGATTTAACCATTGCCTAAGTTGGGGCACGAACTTAATTTAGATGCGTAGGTTCGGAGTTTCGGCCGTCCGCGTAAACGCCAGTTTTTTAAGCCCCCTCTTCGAGATTGTCAGGTCTCGTCTGGTCAGGGGGTGCTGTTTGGGACGCGACACAGCAAAAAGCCGCAGCAAATCCGCTTGCAGAGTGAACCCGCAAAGCCGGATTGAGCACTTAATCTACGAACCATTGTTCCCCCAACGACTGACTGAACGTTTCCTTTCCTTTCTTGTGTTGACGTAACTGATGAGTACTGCAAAAGCCGCCCCCACTGAATCCAAAGTCATGACCGGAGCCGATATCCTGGTCAAATCGCTAGTGGATCATGGCGTCGAAGTGCTGTTTGCTTATCCCGGCGGTTGCAGCATGCCGCTGCATCAAGCGTTGACCCGTTTCGGCGATTCAATCCGCACAATTCTGCCGCGTCACGAGCAAGGGGGCGCGTTCGCGGCTCAAGGCTATGCACGCAGTACGGGCAAAGTCGGTGTGGTGATGGCGACCAGTGGCCCAGGGGCAACCAATCTTGTCACCGCCATTGCTGACGCAAAGCTTGATAGCATTCCGATGCTCTGTATCACCGGTCAAGTTCCGACCGGGGCGATTGGGTCCGACGCGTTCCAAGAGACGCCGATGGTCGAAATTTGCCGCGGGATCACCAAGCATCATTACTTGGTCACCGATTTGGCCGATCTGCCACGGATCGTAAAAGAGGCCTTTTATATCGCGACCAGCGGTCGGCCGGGGCCCGTTTTGATCGATATGCCCAAAGACATCCAGCTCGGTACCTCCGAGATCGACATGGATCCCGAAATGGATCTGCCTGGATACGATCCAACGCCAACGCCGGTTCCAAGCGAAACGATCCGTCAAATCGCCGCTGCAATCAAACTGGCTCGCCGTCCGATGATCTACGCCGGTGGCGGTGTGGTGATCGGCAGTGCCAGCGAAGAGCTTCGCGAATTCGTGAAAAAGACCGGCATTCCTGTGACCACAACCGTGATGGGGATTGGCACGATCCCGCCTGAACAAGAGCACTCGATGTCATGGCTGGGGATGCACGGAGCCGCCTACGCCAACTACGCCGTTCGCGATTGTGATTTGCTGATCGCGCTGGGCGTTCGCTTTGATGACCGCGTGACGGGCAAAGTCGAAGCGTTTGCTAAAGACGCCAAGATCATCCACGTCGACATCGACGGATCGGAACTGAACAAAAACAAACAAGCTCATATCCCTGTGCGTGGCGATGTGAAGCAAGTGCTGACCGAATTGAACAAGGTTGTTCAAAAGCCAGAGATCGCAGCGTGGCAGAAACACTGTGATGAATTGAAGGCGAAGTATCCGTTTAAGTACGACGAGAACTTCGATGGCATTCTGCAGCAACACGCCATCAAGACGCTCAGCGATATCACAGCGGAAATGGATACCTACATCACCGTCGGCGTTGGCCAGCACCAGATGTGGGCGGCTCAGTTCTATCAATTCCGTCGCCCTCGGACTTGGCACAGCAGCAGCGGACTCGGCACGATGGGCTTTGGTCTGCCCGCGGCGATGGGCGTCCAAGCGGCTCACCCGAATTCGTTGGTCGTCGACATCGATGGGGACGGCAGCTTCCAAATGAACATCCAAGAACTGGCGACTTGTTTCTGTGAAGAATTGCCAGTGAAGGTGTTGCTGTTGAACAACCAGCACCTTGGGATGGTGGTTCAGTGGGAAGACCGTTTCATGGATCGCAACCGAGCCCATACCTACCTAGGCCCGATTCACCACGAAGAGGCTGCCGGAAACAGCAGTGCGGATCGATTCAGTTACGCCGAAGAACGCTATCCCGACTTCGTCAAAATCGCTCAAGGCTACGGCTGTGGTGCTGCAACGATTCGCAAGAAAGCGGACCTCGAAGGAGCACTTCGTGAGATGATCGAGCACAAAGGACCTTACTTGTTGGACGTTCAAGTGCCGTATCAAGAACACGTGTTGCCGATGATCCCCGGCGGTCAAACCGTCGACGACATGATCCTCGAATAAGCCGCAATGCAATCACGATAAATCAACCAATCGCCGACGCTAAAACGTTGGCGATTTTTTTTTGCCTGACAAACTCGCCGTTTGTCTAATTCGCCCACCTAAAGCGTCACGCCGCAAAACTCAGGCAAACACTGTGATCCCTTTTCGCTGGATGTACGCGTGCCACAACATGTACGCGGCGATCGTGCGGTTGGGGGACCACTGTTGGACCCTCGCTTCGAGTTGCGTCACGTCGGCAGAGGGTGGCAGTGTGCGTTTGTTGTCGGATGCGGTTTGCAACGCGAATTCGTGCAGCATGCTGTTGACCAACGCCACGTCGCCAAGCGGGAACAGATCGGTGCGGTTCAGTGCCAACATCAAGTACACCGACGCACTCCAGTGGCCGATGCCGATGACGGCCGTCAATGCCGCGCGAACTTCGTCGTCGGGCATCATCGGCAACGCATCCAACACCAACGTTTTGCTTTGCACCGCACTGGCCAACTCACGCAAGTAGCGTGCTTTTTGACGACTGACGCCGCATCCACGCAACACATCATCCTCGGCCTTTTGGATTGCTTTTGGTGTGACGCTGCCTAGTTGCGCGGTCAAACGCGTGAACGTGGTCTGTGCCGACGCCAAACTGACTTGTTGTTCCAAGATGATGCGGGCGAGCGTCTCAAAGCCGGGGTCGCGTCGCCACATCGGCGGGTAACCATGGCGATCGATGATCTGACCAAACACCGGTTCGATCGCCGCGAGGTCACGACAGTACCGTTTCAGCGTTCGTGACGTGAAGATACGGGGTTTAGTGCGATTCATTTCCGGCGAACTCGATCGTCTAGGTTTTTCGGATAGTGGTCATGGCAAGTCAACGAACTGTCCCCTGCCGCACGCCTTGCATGAATCCGCTGACGCAAAACGGGGGGCAGGGCGAAAATTCTTAGCTGGATTTTCGTCGTTCCAAGGATTCCCTTGTAGCCCAATATGCGGTTCTTTGCATTCGAGCTGCCTCCGGTGGCTCTCGCAGGCATCGCTGGAGAGTGCCGTTTGGCGCGTCATATGCTCGATAGAAAACCGAGCGAATTGTCTCTCAAACAACGCATGCTCATCCACGTGCTCCTGTGCGTCGATGGGCGATCCACTTAAATTCTCGATCACAAGAACTACGAGACGCTTCCATGAGCCCCTTTGAACAACAATTGCACGTCATCCGCACACGCCCTGGTTTCATTGCAGCACTGGACCAAAGCGGCGGCAGCACACCCAAGGCACTCGGGCAATACGGGATCGATGAGTCCGCGTGGAGCAACGATGAAGAAATGTTTGCGATCGTGCATCAGATGCGAACTCGGATTTTGACGAGTGATAGTCTAACGAAGGATCGCATCATCGGAGCGATCTTGTTTGAAGACACCCTGCGGCGACAAGTCGAGGGACGTCCCACAGGCGACTATCTCTGGAATGTCAAACAAATTGTGCCGTTTCTGAAGGTCGACGAAGGGCTTGCCGAACAGAGCGACGGCGTTCAGCTGATGAAGCCGATGCCGAAGCTCGATGCCAAACTCGAGCTTGCTAAACAGCAACCGGTGTTTGGCACCAAAATGCGATCGGTGATTCATACCGCCAACGAATCCGGAGTGGATGCGATCGTAGAGCAACAATTCGAGTACGGCAAGAAAATTGCGGCGGCAGGATTCGTGCCCATCATTGAACCGGAAGTCGACATTCACAGCGAAGAAAAAGCAGCGGCGGAAGATCTTCTCAGCGCCGCGTTGATCAATCAGCTCGACCGGCTCGATGGCAAGACGTTGGTGATGTTGAAACTAACGCTTCCCGAGAAAGACAACCTGTATCTAAACTGCGTCGAGCATCCTGCTGTCGTCAAAGTCGTCGCACTCTCAGGAGGTTACAGTCGTGAGGAAGCGGATAAACGGTTGAGAAAGCAGGCTCACGTGGTGGCCAGTTTCTCTCGAGCCCTGCTGCAAGATTTGCGAGCCGACCAAACGCAGCACGAATTTGACGAGGCACTCGCTCGTGCCGTGCAAAGCATCTTTGATGCATCGATGACACCTCATGCGTTGTAACGGACCGCTTTGAGTAATGCGGCACTGAGGGCGCTGAAGCAGGCGGGAGCCGGGGGGGGCACGCAACGTGCGCGGTCGGCCCTCACCCGGATGCGGCCCTTGTGAGGGGCCTGTCCGACCTCTCCCAAAATGAATTTTGGGAGAGGTAACTGATGCTTGTCGCTACAAGTTTTAGTACCAAACGCCTTAAGTCCAGGCTGTTCTTATGAGCCGACGGCATTAGCCGCGGGCATGGTGAAATCGGCGTTAAAAGGTCCACGACTAGCGCCGTCGGCTCAGTTCATCCGCGTTGACAACCCGATGGAACGGAGCGAGGGCATTGGCTCTAGCACCGCTCGATCGTTACGGCGGTGTGTTTGAACGAGGGGCAATTGCTCGAAGCATCAGTGCTGGTCATCGGGATCAACGGATTGGCTTCGGGGTAATACATCGCCACACAGCCACGCGGAATCGGGTACTCGACGACTTGAAAATCTTGTAGCGTCCGAGTCTCTCCGGCGTGATGGCTGGTCACCGCGACGGGGTCTCGCGATTGCAATCCCTTTGCTCGCATGTCTTCGGCATTCATCATCACCACGCGGCGAGCGTTCAGGATCCCGCGATAGCGATCGTGGTTGCCATAGATCGTCGTGTTGAATTGATCGTGGCTCCGCACCGTGGTCATTGCGAATTGGCCCGGTTGGATCGTGTCGGGCGGAATCGGATTGACGGTGAAATTGGCTTTTCCGGTGTCGGTATTGAACTGTCGCTCGCGAGCCGCGTTGGGCAAGTAGAACCCGCCTGGCTGACGGACTTTTTCGTTGTAGTTTTCGCAGCCATCGATCACGGCGGCGATGCCCTCGCGAATCAAGTCGTAATCGTTTGCCCAGTCGCGCCATGGATTCTTGGCACGGTCCCCCAGCGTGGCGGCGGCCATCTCGCAGACAATCGCCACCTCGTTTCGCAGGTCAGGCGATGCCGGAGTCAATTTGCCTTGCGACGACTGAACCACGCCCATGGAATTCTCGGTGCTGGTGAATTGTTTGCGTGCCGGTTTTCCGTCACTTGATTCACGAACGTCTTCTTCGGTTCGACCCAAACAGGGCAGGATCAGCGATTGACGGCCGGCTACCAAATCGGCTCGATTCAGCTTGGTTCCGATCCGTACATTCAATCGAGTCTTCGCTAACCCTTCGGCGGCATAACGGGTGTCCGGCAGCGCCATCAAGAAGTTGCCTCCGAGCGAAACGAAGACATCGATCTCACCACGATGCAGTGCCAACGCAGTCCGCTGAGAATCAAAACCGTGCTTTCGCGGCGGATCAAAATCAAACACCGATTGCAGGCGATCCAACAGCGCATCCTTCGGCTGTTCCCACACGCCCATCGTGCGATCGCCTTGGACGTTGCTATGTCCGCGGACGCAGCATGGTCCCGCACCCGGTTTGCCGATCGCACCTCGCAACAGCAACAAGTTCAACATCTCCGCAACGTTCTGCGTCCCGTTGGTGTGCTGAGTCACCCCGAGACACCAGCACAGAATGATTTTCTCGGACGAACGAACCCAGTCGGCTGCCTGCCGCATCGATTCGCGATCGATCCCACTGCGGGCCATCAAGGTATCCCAATCCGCACTTCGCAGGTCATTTAGTAATTCATCGAGACCGGCGGCGTGGGTGTTGACGAAACTCCAATCGATCACCGAGCCCGGCGAGGCATCTTCCCACTCGATCATCTGCTTCATGATCCCTTTGAATAGCGGGATGTCGCCATTGATTTTGACCTGCAAAAACAGGTCGGTTAACTCGGTGGCGACGCCCAGCATCCCCAGGGCTTCCTGTGGATTCATGAACCCCATCAACCCGGCTTCGGGAAGCGGATTGATGGCAATGATCTTGGCGCCGTTGCGTTTGGCTTTCTGCAACGCAATCAGTTGTCGCGGATGGTTGGTT is a window of Novipirellula caenicola DNA encoding:
- a CDS encoding CrcB family protein, coding for MTSWLNLAVVAVGGAIGSIARYGITLAMTAVPGGSSMLGTTVANVAGCAAMGALAEYSLLNDHFPPRLLLGLRVGFLGAFTTFSTFTAESMLLAGEQRWPAAVFYVAANLFLGWAALYLMANLVKGWLA
- the ilvB gene encoding biosynthetic-type acetolactate synthase large subunit, encoding MSTAKAAPTESKVMTGADILVKSLVDHGVEVLFAYPGGCSMPLHQALTRFGDSIRTILPRHEQGGAFAAQGYARSTGKVGVVMATSGPGATNLVTAIADAKLDSIPMLCITGQVPTGAIGSDAFQETPMVEICRGITKHHYLVTDLADLPRIVKEAFYIATSGRPGPVLIDMPKDIQLGTSEIDMDPEMDLPGYDPTPTPVPSETIRQIAAAIKLARRPMIYAGGGVVIGSASEELREFVKKTGIPVTTTVMGIGTIPPEQEHSMSWLGMHGAAYANYAVRDCDLLIALGVRFDDRVTGKVEAFAKDAKIIHVDIDGSELNKNKQAHIPVRGDVKQVLTELNKVVQKPEIAAWQKHCDELKAKYPFKYDENFDGILQQHAIKTLSDITAEMDTYITVGVGQHQMWAAQFYQFRRPRTWHSSSGLGTMGFGLPAAMGVQAAHPNSLVVDIDGDGSFQMNIQELATCFCEELPVKVLLLNNQHLGMVVQWEDRFMDRNRAHTYLGPIHHEEAAGNSSADRFSYAEERYPDFVKIAQGYGCGAATIRKKADLEGALREMIEHKGPYLLDVQVPYQEHVLPMIPGGQTVDDMILE
- a CDS encoding TolC family protein, yielding MTKKSHNRTETISRNASASRSTRWRRVLLGVLIATTGGGNLAPVFAGNPGSPFFTASRIHGTVQKTTFADETENRGPYSSQPESVQAFAASAAMGGNSVVDSRPVVYLSLAEARARVIDSNPELDSLSNALAAVAEDVTIADAFFDGVVGVDIEGGKLDRQLSNSVATFGLPTRDLQTDYLRSLTGNMLSYSKRTRTGGEFLLGYDSGYNFLSPVGSDVLVNPAWDADLNFRFSQQLAQGRRRVINESPIQLARYAYMSLSAELRAEINTAFRDVEVAYWQYAGLYAEYQVAQESTARFKDLVESERARLEQRESTIVDVAQADELYQTARLTEIELRRSADLAAVELLRLMGDYRGRTIRLVPTDQPQMDLSLHFDEGMVQSGFRPEVEAQRTLVRAARLQILQARDLLRPDIRANFGYTQNGLENNLDDALETAFDGNYQDWFVGFEFRQSVGQRAAYARARQACRQLAAQQSQLDAIRRDIYAEVNAAAVDIELLHESLQIAEARVAAATAQSDGRRQLYDTNKATIDLLLRNDQTLVDAQRASIQAIYAYQQAQAEWRFATGTIDRSALGLETTLDASLQSFEMIPSTASEAEDVGSELPSPPRPADVEPAKSEPAKPKPVQSAPASSKPTEAAPAGDVDAVPTQQAPPAPPAAKPKSDDQAAVSSAPFAPVVSQPYRPSWIADPAGTGPIESYPQVVVGKPPVKISSDESPSAPLQQAAASPQLMLPEQVNGWDEMFSADPIGSAAVGRATDDPVGFPEVVVAKRDGSPSDAQSEAAARQAEIEAEAAELLPEVHVSPLKFHQ
- a CDS encoding carbon-nitrogen hydrolase family protein, with the protein product MLIACVQSDVTFANVAENRKRIAEHIHAAGKMQAKLVVMPECMLCGYAYQSRQDAWQHAVSIDDEVFIDIANLAATYDLHLTFGFLEKSGDQLFNAAALVGPSGVVGRYRKVHLPALGVDRYVDRGDIPYQPLQAGDARVGMAICYDSSFPEPMRVLALGGADIIALGTNWPVTAYRTAEIVPPARSMENHLFFVAANRVGSEGGFKFCGLSSICGPDGVILAQSETDQPEILYADVNLAEARNKRIERTPGAHVIDRFEDRCPDFYQAVTAEKPTSVTGKSGNHGPDGPPAQSG